A genome region from Triticum aestivum cultivar Chinese Spring chromosome 2B, IWGSC CS RefSeq v2.1, whole genome shotgun sequence includes the following:
- the LOC123046571 gene encoding wound-induced basic protein — MIYDVNSPLFRSFLSQKGGASSDKRKMEEQKPKDQRFKANENKPVMNE, encoded by the exons atgatCTACGACGTGAACTCCCCCCTGTTCCGCTCCTTCCTCAGCCAGAAGGGCGGCGCGTCCTCCGACAAGAG GAAAATGGAAGAGCAGAAGCCGAAAGACCAGAGGTTCAAGGCCAACGAGAACAAGCCTGTAATGAACGAATGA